The following proteins are encoded in a genomic region of Pseudodesulfovibrio mercurii:
- a CDS encoding NapC/NirT family cytochrome c — MERKAKSILLVLFGILIAFPLFSMTYYTMVRTSTPEFCGTCHEIRPAVMAWKSSTHVNNGQGFVADCMDCHLPAPHDTVDFFFTKTMHGMKDVFSHFTGGDETYDRKVMREHVWATMKNDQCMKCHRNILNMPGKRGAMLAHRRVLYAGGGTEYRCTDCHRHLVHNDRQFFEYKQFSAPYRAGGLPNLGI; from the coding sequence ATGGAGCGAAAAGCCAAGTCGATCCTGTTGGTCCTGTTCGGCATCCTGATCGCCTTTCCCCTGTTCAGCATGACCTATTACACCATGGTCAGGACTTCGACCCCGGAGTTCTGCGGGACCTGTCACGAGATCCGCCCGGCGGTCATGGCCTGGAAGAGCTCGACGCACGTCAACAACGGGCAGGGATTCGTGGCCGACTGCATGGACTGCCACCTGCCCGCGCCCCATGACACCGTCGATTTCTTCTTCACCAAGACCATGCACGGGATGAAGGACGTCTTCTCCCACTTCACAGGGGGGGACGAGACCTACGACAGGAAGGTCATGCGCGAGCACGTCTGGGCGACCATGAAGAACGACCAGTGCATGAAGTGCCACCGGAATATCCTGAACATGCCCGGCAAGCGCGGGGCCATGCTGGCCCACCGCAGGGTGCTCTACGCCGGGGGAGGCACGGAGTACCGCTGCACCGACTGCCACCGACACCTGGTCCACAACGACAGGCAGTTCTTCGAGTACAAGCAGTTCAGC